From the genome of Bactrocera oleae isolate idBacOlea1 chromosome 2, idBacOlea1, whole genome shotgun sequence, one region includes:
- the LOC106616054 gene encoding uncharacterized protein isoform X2: protein MKICVSLVLLMLLCPGGCPVYDFDLRTIQQPSQFANGLKLAADLNSEFNQGIMNFHVLNDKDRFDVENTCKLDGISDDPVESPTRKLKYLRRAEEEDITNMELNEFVGSNLFDSTRKNCFSPEDLNLLAARRDFEYLLPKDLPKCLLNDDMLKMLLNYFYNGNEFIQRMNDVSRKVVERAYYDMLGGYLRSYMLPVAKYSYYGGKASLKVVSSVVELYQQCKSYLNTNGNGWKMPILLEEMESVRVDSIRGSDCGGDGNGAGGGPTGCARLEMLPANDGDENVMLVALPKLEADCIENGLSNIWLPFRKRRNYDLRSPKSAYIIMRFYETVTRCYQSQSMPQEAYNYKFIAWINENLKPHLSDEEFYPGLGGVLRIVEKLRKGRKALNLNDDEALNQRIEDLSGTRVNDIGGVGDSKSDDGFSDMELAQKALEYKMKESARKTMINSKRWFEKSDNDNRQLQSRKICEKSKAQQNQHSPQTQQNQTHKTKKPKCKTKGGKHGGAGSLIKLTSEEQKHYLKYLCCIIGLILLILLIILLVAMLLRYRKRRRKTEPKPKPPKKKRRCPAWCSFLLCRKKPADEEIVIKPETKSVIATQPHRRASTSTSSLACQPAAKCIPCSKRATKESESAPIIETTSLDYYSSSEPESKVRQKAKKSKQKVVTIDEKKKKKSASPSPTKTKPAPAKSKAVPPKSRLAGGAELKSSSSSDSTKRLGIQRTIPTDNKKK, encoded by the exons ATGAAAATATGTGTGTCCCTAGTGCTGCTGATGTTGCTCTGTCCGGGCGGCTGTCCAGTGTACGATTTCGATTTGCGCACCATCCAGCAGCCTAGTCAGTTCGCGAATGGTCTAAAACTCGCGGCCGATCTTAACAGCGAGTTCAATCAGGGCATCATGAATTTTCATGTGCTCAATGACAAGGACCGATTCGATGTGGAGAACACTTGCAAGCTAGACGGTATTTCAGACGATCCTGTTGAAAGTCCAACAAGGAAACTGAAGTATTTACGTAGAGCTGAGGAAGAAGATATAACTAATATGGAATTGAATGAATTTGTGGGATCGAATCTTTTTGATAGTACACGTAAGAATTGCTTTTCGCCGGAAGATTTGAATTTGCTGGCCGCACGAAGAGACTTTGAG TATCTGCTGCCGAAAGATTTGCCGAAATGTCTACTCAACGACGACATGTTAAAGATGCtgctaaattatttttacaatggCAATGAGTTTATACAAAGAATGAACGACGTTTCGAGAAAGGTGGTTGAGCGAGCTTATTACGATATGCTGGGCGGATACTTGCGCTCATATATGCTGCCAGTGGCTAAATACTCCTATTATGGCGGCAAGGCCAGTCTCAAGGTGGTCAGTAGTGTGGTAGAGCTGTATCAGCAATGCAAGTCCTATTTGAACACAAACGGCAATGGCTGGAAAATGCCCATTTTACTTGAGGAAATGGAAAGTGTGCGTGTGGACTCTATAAGGGGCTCGGACTGTGGTGGCGATGGCAACGGTGCTGGTGGCGGACCAACCGGCTGTGCACGTCTCGAAATGTTGCCGGCCAATGATGGCGATGAAAATGTTATGCTTGTGGCTTTGCCAAAACTGGAGGCCGATTGCATTGAAAATGGTTTGAGTAATATATGGTTGCCATTTCGAAAGCGGCGCAACTATGATCTCAGATCACCGAAATCTGCTTATATAATTATGCGATTCTACGAAACGGTCACACGTTGCTATCAGTCACAGTCAATGCCACAAGAAGCCtacaattacaaatttataGCATGGATTAATGAGAACCTAAAACCACATCTATCCGACGAGGAGTTCTATCCCGGTCTGGGTGGTGTATTGcgaattgttgaaaaattaagaaaaggcCGTAAGGCACTGAACTTAAACGATGATGAAGCGCTCAATCAGCGCATAGAGGATCTGAGTGGTACGCGTGTGAACGATATTGGCGGTGTTGGCGATAGTAAAAGCGACGATGGCTTTTCCGATATGGAGCTCGCACAAAAGGCCTTGGAATACAAGATGAAGGAGAGCGCCAGAAAAACGATGATTAACAGTAAACGTTGGTTTGAGAAGAGCGACAACGATAATAGACAACTGCAGAGCCGAAAGATTTGCGAAAAGTCTAAAGCTCAACAAAACCAACATAGTCCGCAAACACAGCAAAATCAAACACATAAAACCAAGAAGCCAAAGTGTAAAACAAAGGGTGGAAAGCATGGTGGCGCCGGGTCCCTAATCAAGTTGACATCCGAAGAACAAAAACATTATCTCAAGTATCTTTGTTGCATTATCGGACTTATACTGCTCATATTACTGATCATACTGCTTGTCGCTATGTTATTGAGATACCGTAAGCGTAGGCGTAAGACTGAGCCGAAACCAAAGCCACCGAAAAAAAAGCGTAGATGTCCTGCATGGTGCAGTTTTTTACTGTGCAGAAAGAAACCAGCCGATGAAGAGATCGTTATTAAGCCCGAAACGAAATCGGTTATTGCAACACAACCAC ACCGACGCGCGTCCACTTCCACATCGTCGCTGGCCTGTCAACCGGCTGCTAAATGCATTCCATGTTCTAAGCGCGCCACCAAGGAATCGGAAAGTGCACCCATTATCGAAACAACCTCACTCGATTACTATTCCTCGTCCGAGCCCGAAAGTAAAGTGCGTCAGAAAGCGAAAAAAAGCAAACAGAAAGTGGTCACAATAGatgagaagaagaagaaaaaatcaGCATCACCATCACCAACGAAAACTAAGCCAGCACCGGCAAAATCTAAAGCGGTACCGCCGAAATCTCGTCTTGCTGGCGGCGCAGAGCTAAAAAGTTCATCCAGTTCGGATAGCACGAAGCGCTTGGGCATACAACGTACCATCCCCACAGACAATAAGAAGA AATGA
- the LOC106616054 gene encoding uncharacterized protein isoform X1 codes for MKICVSLVLLMLLCPGGCPVYDFDLRTIQQPSQFANGLKLAADLNSEFNQGIMNFHVLNDKDRFDVENTCKLDGISDDPVESPTRKLKYLRRAEEEDITNMELNEFVGSNLFDSTRKNCFSPEDLNLLAARRDFEYLLPKDLPKCLLNDDMLKMLLNYFYNGNEFIQRMNDVSRKVVERAYYDMLGGYLRSYMLPVAKYSYYGGKASLKVVSSVVELYQQCKSYLNTNGNGWKMPILLEEMESVRVDSIRGSDCGGDGNGAGGGPTGCARLEMLPANDGDENVMLVALPKLEADCIENGLSNIWLPFRKRRNYDLRSPKSAYIIMRFYETVTRCYQSQSMPQEAYNYKFIAWINENLKPHLSDEEFYPGLGGVLRIVEKLRKGRKALNLNDDEALNQRIEDLSGTRVNDIGGVGDSKSDDGFSDMELAQKALEYKMKESARKTMINSKRWFEKSDNDNRQLQSRKICEKSKAQQNQHSPQTQQNQTHKTKKPKCKTKGGKHGGAGSLIKLTSEEQKHYLKYLCCIIGLILLILLIILLVAMLLRYRKRRRKTEPKPKPPKKKRRCPAWCSFLLCRKKPADEEIVIKPETKSVIATQPHRRASTSTSSLACQPAAKCIPCSKRATKESESAPIIETTSLDYYSSSEPESKVRQKAKKSKQKVVTIDEKKKKKSASPSPTKTKPAPAKSKAVPPKSRLAGGAELKSSSSSDSTKRLGIQRTIPTDNKKSSNEEDMPLLPQPERPASRDHSKGSRSWETMYDT; via the exons ATGAAAATATGTGTGTCCCTAGTGCTGCTGATGTTGCTCTGTCCGGGCGGCTGTCCAGTGTACGATTTCGATTTGCGCACCATCCAGCAGCCTAGTCAGTTCGCGAATGGTCTAAAACTCGCGGCCGATCTTAACAGCGAGTTCAATCAGGGCATCATGAATTTTCATGTGCTCAATGACAAGGACCGATTCGATGTGGAGAACACTTGCAAGCTAGACGGTATTTCAGACGATCCTGTTGAAAGTCCAACAAGGAAACTGAAGTATTTACGTAGAGCTGAGGAAGAAGATATAACTAATATGGAATTGAATGAATTTGTGGGATCGAATCTTTTTGATAGTACACGTAAGAATTGCTTTTCGCCGGAAGATTTGAATTTGCTGGCCGCACGAAGAGACTTTGAG TATCTGCTGCCGAAAGATTTGCCGAAATGTCTACTCAACGACGACATGTTAAAGATGCtgctaaattatttttacaatggCAATGAGTTTATACAAAGAATGAACGACGTTTCGAGAAAGGTGGTTGAGCGAGCTTATTACGATATGCTGGGCGGATACTTGCGCTCATATATGCTGCCAGTGGCTAAATACTCCTATTATGGCGGCAAGGCCAGTCTCAAGGTGGTCAGTAGTGTGGTAGAGCTGTATCAGCAATGCAAGTCCTATTTGAACACAAACGGCAATGGCTGGAAAATGCCCATTTTACTTGAGGAAATGGAAAGTGTGCGTGTGGACTCTATAAGGGGCTCGGACTGTGGTGGCGATGGCAACGGTGCTGGTGGCGGACCAACCGGCTGTGCACGTCTCGAAATGTTGCCGGCCAATGATGGCGATGAAAATGTTATGCTTGTGGCTTTGCCAAAACTGGAGGCCGATTGCATTGAAAATGGTTTGAGTAATATATGGTTGCCATTTCGAAAGCGGCGCAACTATGATCTCAGATCACCGAAATCTGCTTATATAATTATGCGATTCTACGAAACGGTCACACGTTGCTATCAGTCACAGTCAATGCCACAAGAAGCCtacaattacaaatttataGCATGGATTAATGAGAACCTAAAACCACATCTATCCGACGAGGAGTTCTATCCCGGTCTGGGTGGTGTATTGcgaattgttgaaaaattaagaaaaggcCGTAAGGCACTGAACTTAAACGATGATGAAGCGCTCAATCAGCGCATAGAGGATCTGAGTGGTACGCGTGTGAACGATATTGGCGGTGTTGGCGATAGTAAAAGCGACGATGGCTTTTCCGATATGGAGCTCGCACAAAAGGCCTTGGAATACAAGATGAAGGAGAGCGCCAGAAAAACGATGATTAACAGTAAACGTTGGTTTGAGAAGAGCGACAACGATAATAGACAACTGCAGAGCCGAAAGATTTGCGAAAAGTCTAAAGCTCAACAAAACCAACATAGTCCGCAAACACAGCAAAATCAAACACATAAAACCAAGAAGCCAAAGTGTAAAACAAAGGGTGGAAAGCATGGTGGCGCCGGGTCCCTAATCAAGTTGACATCCGAAGAACAAAAACATTATCTCAAGTATCTTTGTTGCATTATCGGACTTATACTGCTCATATTACTGATCATACTGCTTGTCGCTATGTTATTGAGATACCGTAAGCGTAGGCGTAAGACTGAGCCGAAACCAAAGCCACCGAAAAAAAAGCGTAGATGTCCTGCATGGTGCAGTTTTTTACTGTGCAGAAAGAAACCAGCCGATGAAGAGATCGTTATTAAGCCCGAAACGAAATCGGTTATTGCAACACAACCAC ACCGACGCGCGTCCACTTCCACATCGTCGCTGGCCTGTCAACCGGCTGCTAAATGCATTCCATGTTCTAAGCGCGCCACCAAGGAATCGGAAAGTGCACCCATTATCGAAACAACCTCACTCGATTACTATTCCTCGTCCGAGCCCGAAAGTAAAGTGCGTCAGAAAGCGAAAAAAAGCAAACAGAAAGTGGTCACAATAGatgagaagaagaagaaaaaatcaGCATCACCATCACCAACGAAAACTAAGCCAGCACCGGCAAAATCTAAAGCGGTACCGCCGAAATCTCGTCTTGCTGGCGGCGCAGAGCTAAAAAGTTCATCCAGTTCGGATAGCACGAAGCGCTTGGGCATACAACGTACCATCCCCACAGACAATAAGAAGAGTAGT AATGAAGAGGATATGCCCCTATTGCCGCAACCGGAACGTCCAGCTTCTCGAGATCACTCGAAAGGTTCACGCAGTTGGGAAACCATGTACGACACATAA
- the mRpS24 gene encoding small ribosomal subunit protein uS3m: protein MSLLKKSAQQLLENTNLCSQAIAATAAAFHTSPVCSRVQAGRYRVTTKRNRALTYEMANPPHYIAHRKAWNSWNTSSMLDGQRASQTAIEDVFMRKFMTGTWHALILSEVIIKRQHNMIRISAIVRQAISPRKVYFLIGYTEELLSYWLQCPVTLELQTVADKKDVIFKYI from the exons ATGAGCCTCCTTAAAAAG AGCGCACAACAGTTGTTGGAAAACACAAATTTGTGTTCTCAAGCAATCGCCGCAACAGCTGCTGCATTCCACACAAGTCCAGTATGCAGTCGCGTGCAAGCTGGTCGATACCGTGTTACGACAAAACGTAATCGTGCACTCACATATGAAATGGCCAACCCTCCCCACTATATTGCACATCGCAAAGCTTGGAACTCATGGAATACGT CATCTATGTTGGATGGACAACGGGCCTCACAGACAGCCATTGAAGATGTGTTTATGCGCAAGTTCATGACTGGTACCTGGCATGCGCTTATTTTATCCGAAGTGATTATCAAAAGGCAACATAACATGATAAGAATATCTGCCATTGTTCGCCAAGCAATTAGTCCGAGAAAGGTGTACTTCCTTATTGGTTATACTGAAGAGCTCCTCTCGTATTGGTTGCAGTGTCCGGTGACATTGGAGTTGCAAACCGTTGCAGATAAAAAGGatgttatattcaaatatatttaa
- the TBC1d7 gene encoding TBC1 domain family member 7, whose translation MDERNFRSSYYEKVGCYSVEEKKSLNKLLQDNIRNHSKLKQFCLSYTVPTAQRGLLWSIILGVLPLHKNSMDYILLQRTAVYEDLHRAVTKMQYIDNNSPKSKVLQAMWLLENGRLLHPLTGPPDDDNNFMEIVKVLLQIFDNDVETYWIAKEFFACTKGIEQECSKLMELTQTLLKREDIELNNHLEKLGVFNTGEILEKWYVTCFAGVITDTALVKVWDKICGGSRKIVVFVFLDLVKTLRNHVFGCNSILDLKTLIEQVKDQDATIVNKAIKTWQSNKNHNEITVH comes from the exons ATGGATGAACGAAATTTCCGTTCGAGTTATTATGAAAAAGTGGGATGTTATTCCGTTGAGGAAAAGAAATCGCTAAATAAACTGCTCCAAGACAATATACGTAATCACTCAAAATTAAAGCAGTTTTGTTTAAGTTATACTGTACCTACGGCACAACGTGGCCTATTGTGGAGTATTATACTTGGTGTACTACCACTACACAAAAACTCAATggattatatattattacaacgCACTGCCGTTTACGAGGACTTGCACCGTGCAGTAACTAAAATGCAATATATCGATAACAACTCACCGAAAAGTAAAGTGCTGCAGGCAATGTGGCTTTTGGAAAATGGTCGACTGTTGCACCCATTAACCGGTCCACCGGACGATGATAACAATTTTATGGAAATTGTTAAAGTACTTCTACAAATATTCGATAATGATGTGGAGACTTATTGGATAGCTAAGGAGTTTTTTGCATGCACAAAAGGAATAGAACAAGAATGCTCGAAATTAATGGAACTCACACAGACGCTGTTAAAGCGTGAGGACATTGAATTGAATAA CCACTTAGAGAAACTGGGTGTTTTTAATACAGgggaaatattagaaaaatggTACGTAACCTGCTTCGCCGGAGTCATAACTGATACAGCATTAGTAAAAGTATGGGACAAAATATGTGGCGGTTCGAGAAAAATTGTTGTCTTTGTTTTCTTGGATTTAGTTAAAACGCTGAGAAATCATGTGTTTGGTTGCAACTCAATACTTGACTTAAAAACTCTAATTGAACAG GTAAAGGATCAAGACGCTACCATAGTTAACAAAGCCATTAAAACTTGGCAAAGTAATAAGAACCACAACGAGATCACTGTACACTGA